One Castanea sativa cultivar Marrone di Chiusa Pesio chromosome 4, ASM4071231v1 DNA window includes the following coding sequences:
- the LOC142630508 gene encoding uncharacterized protein LOC142630508 yields the protein MPLNPWNTLFSFLTIILPLLNPFVAFAVNPQGEALLSWKQSLNGPTEALSNWNPTDETPCGWFGITCNINKEVVELELRYLSLYGTVPTNLSSLVSLTKVVLSSTNLTGSVPREIAILHELNYLDLSDNALTGEIPSEICNLLKFQEIHLNSNQLEGSIPVQIGNLKSLKWLTLYDNQLNGEIPSSIGNLKNLQVIRAGGNKNLGGLIPQEIGNCTELTMLGLAETSVSGFLPPSLGLLKKLETIYISTTLLSGQIPPEIGDCIALRNISLSKNSLTGSIPKSLGNLKNLQKLFLWDNSLVGTIPSELGNCKKLTLVGPIPSSISKCQNVKILDLASNGLTGNIPPRIFQLKKLKIIQLFSNNLSGEIPENIGNCSSLFWFEVRDNKLTGPIPREIGNLENLDILDLSLNRISGIVPAEISGCRNLTYLSLHSNLITGNFPGKLSRLVLLQFVDFSDNFIEGTWPLHVLPRHIAFFSISRNNLSGEIPSSICNLYFVNYLEFSHNHFSMIPPCLGNMSDLINLELQNNNLHGTIPKFVECSNLKSLKLAGNQLEGSLPRSLVNCKKLEILDVANNKVNGTFPHWLVNLPELRVLLLRSNNFHGSIGNHKTKFSFPNLRIIDLSHNMFHGHLPSNFFKCLSAMMNGNMDNDGLQYMGDDYYFVLRRYMDDYNYYYDYYDFVTIDVTIDIKGNYIDVVKILTILTTIDFSNNSFKGEIPKVIGKLGSLKGLNFSHNNLIGHIPILFGNLTNLEWLDLSSNKLTGNIPIQLTDLTSLEILNLSKNHLVGLIPQGKQFNTFTNASYSGNLGLCGFPLTKTCGNDEGQQPPPSPTIQEDDFGFANGFHWKVVLLGYGCGFMFGLGMGYLVFSSEKPKCLLNIVYGEQRNKVRRSKKNAHGRIN from the exons ATGCCTCTAAATCCATGGAACACCCTCTTTTCCTTCTTAACAATCATCCTTCCCCTCCTGAATCCTTTTGTAGCTTTCGCTGTTAATCCACAAGGCGAAGCTCTTCTTTCATGGAAGCAAAGCCTGAATGGACCCACTGAGGCCTTGTCTAATTGGAACCCAACAGATGAAACTCCATGTGGGTGGTTTGGTATCACTTGCAACATCAACAAGGAGGTCGTGGAATTGGAATTAAGGTACTTGAGTTTATATGGTACAGTTCCAACTAATCTCTCTTCCTTGGTTTCATTAACCAAGGTTGTACTTTCTAGTACAAACCTCACGGGTTCAGTCCCAAGAGAGATTGCTATTCTACATGAACTGAATTACTTGGACTTGAGTGACAATGCGTTAACCGGTGAAATCCCATCTGAGATTTGCAACTTGCTTAAGTTCCAAGAAATCCACCTCAACTCGAACCAGTTGGAAGGCTCAATTCCGGTTCAAATCGGCAACCTCAAAAGCTTGAAATGGCTGACTCTCTATGACAACCAGCTCAATGGAGAAATACCCAGTTCAATAGGCAACTTGAAGAACCTCCAGGTGATAAGAGCCGGTGGAAACAAGAATCTCGGAGGCCTTATACCCCAAGAAATCGGGAATTGTACCGAGTTGACCATGCTAGGTCTAGCCGAAACAAGCGTCTCGGGTTTCCTTCCTCCGAGTCTTGGTCTCCTCAAGAAGCTTGAAACCATATACATCAGTACAACTCTCCTCTCCGGCCAAATTCCACCTGAAATTGGCGACTGTATCGCCCTCCGAAACATCTCACTCTCTAAAAACTCGCTCACCGGTTCAATACCGAAAAGTCTTGGAAACCTCAAAAATCTCCAAAAGCTTTTTCTCTGGGACAACAGCTTGGTGGGTACTATTCCATCAGAGCTTGGGAATTGCAAGAAGTTAACA TTAGTGGGACCTATTCCATCGTCGATTTCCAAATGTCAAAATGTCAAAATTCTTGATTTGGCTTCTAACGGTTTGACTGGCAATATTCCCCCAAGAATCTTTCAGTTGAAGAAACTGAAAATAATCCAACTTTTCTCCAACAATTTATCTGGTGAAATACCGGAAAATATTGGAAACTGTTCGTCTCTATTTTGGTTCGAAGTTAGAGACAACAAGCTTACAGGGCCAATACCGAGAGAGATTGGGAACTTGGAAAATCTAGATATCTTGGATCTCAGTTTGAATCGAATTTCGGGAATTGTACCAGCCGAGATCTCAGGCTGCCGAAACTTGACGTATCTCAGTTTGCATTCTAATTTGATCACCGGAAACTTTCCTGGTAAGTTAAGCCGCCTTGTTTTGTTGCAGTTTGTTGATTTTTCGGATAATTTTATTGAAGGTACTTGGCCACTTCATGTACTTCCACGACACATTGCTTTCTTTTCAATCTCAAGGAACAATTTAAGTGGAGAGATCCCTTCCTCGATTTGCAATCTCTATTTTGTTAACTACCTTGAATTCTCTCATAATCATTTTAGTATGATTCCTCCATGTTTGGGAAATATGAGTGATCTCATAAATTTGGAACTGCAAAATAACAATCTTCATGGCACCATCCCAAAATTTGTAGAGTGCAGTAACTTGAAAAGTCTTAAACTAGCCGGCAATCAATTAGAAGGGTCATTGCCACGTTCATTGGTCAATTGCAAGAAATTAGAAATTCTAGACGTTGCTAACAACAAGGTTAATGGCACATTCCCTCATTGGTTGGTGAATCTTCCAGAGTTGCGGGTTCTCTTATTGCGATCAAACAACTTTCATGGTTCCATAGGCAATCACAAGACTAAATTCTCATTCCCTAATTTGAGAATTATAGACCTCTCTCACAATATGTTCCATGGTCATTTGCCATCAAACTTTTTCAAGTGTTTATCAGCCATGATGAATGGGAACATGGATAACGATGGATTGCAATACATGGGTGatgattattattttgttttgagaagATATATGGatgattataattattattatgattattatgattttgttaCAATTGATGTTACAATTGATATTAAAGGGAATTATATTGATGTGGTGAAAATACTAACTATATTGACAACCATTGATTTTTCCAACAATAGTTTCAAAGGAGAAATTCCAAAGGTAATTGGAAAGCTTGGATCACTTAAAGGGCTAAATTTTTCACACAATAATCTTATAGGTCATATACCTATATTATTCGGAAATTTAACTAATCTTGAATGGTTAGATCTCTCCTCAAACAAGCTCACAGGCAACATTCCTATACAATTGACAGATCTTACATCATTGGAAATTTTAAATCTCTCAAAAAACCATCTTGTGGGATTGATACCTCAAGGTAAACAGTTCAATACATTTACAAATGCTTCTTATAGTGGAAACTTGGGTTTATGTGGATTTCCATTGACAAAAACTTGTGGCAATGATGAGggacaacaaccaccaccatcaccaacCATCCAAGAAGATGATTTTGGGTTTGCAAATGGATTTCATTGGAAAGTTGTATTGTTGGGGTACGGATGTGGTTTCATGTTTGGATTAGGTATGGGATATCTTGTGTTCTCAAGTGAAAAACCAAAATGTCTCTTGAATATTGTTTATGGAGAACAACGCAACAAGGTGCGAAGATCCAAGAAGAATGCTCATGGAAGAATTAATTGA